Proteins encoded together in one Pseudomonas sp. TCU-HL1 window:
- the lptA gene encoding lipopolysaccharide transport periplasmic protein LptA: MRFVNTLPLLLSLGTALGSAAAWALPTDREQPIRVQADSAELDDKQGVAVYRGSVVITQGTLKITGDTVTITQDANGDVEVFTSVGKPAYYEQKPAEDKEIVKAYGLTIQYFAANERIILLDQAKVIQEGNTFEGEKIVYDTQRQIVNAGRATGANVSTPRPRIDMVIQPKKKEQKAQ, translated from the coding sequence ATGAGGTTCGTTAATACCCTCCCCCTGTTGCTCAGCCTGGGCACCGCACTCGGAAGTGCTGCCGCCTGGGCGCTGCCCACGGACCGCGAGCAACCGATCCGCGTCCAGGCCGACAGCGCCGAGCTCGATGACAAACAGGGCGTCGCGGTCTATCGCGGCAGCGTGGTGATCACCCAGGGCACCCTGAAAATCACTGGCGACACCGTCACCATCACCCAGGATGCAAACGGCGATGTCGAGGTCTTCACCTCGGTCGGCAAGCCTGCGTACTACGAGCAGAAGCCCGCGGAAGACAAGGAAATCGTCAAGGCCTATGGCCTGACCATCCAGTACTTCGCCGCCAACGAGCGCATCATCCTGCTCGACCAAGCCAAGGTGATCCAGGAAGGCAATACCTTCGAAGGCGAGAAGATCGTCTACGACACCCAGCGCCAGATCGTTAATGCAGGCCGCGCCACCGGCGCCAATGTCAGCACTCCGCGTCCGCGGATCGACATGGTCATCCAGCCGAAGAAGAAAGAGCAGAAAGCACAGTAA
- a CDS encoding HPr family phosphocarrier protein: MPACEITIINKLGLHARAAAKFVGVAGRYPCQIRVGRNLQSLVDGKSIMAVMMLAAGKGTPIHLHTEGEQDDDALNALIELINNKFDEGE, translated from the coding sequence ATGCCAGCCTGCGAGATCACCATCATCAACAAGCTCGGCCTGCATGCCCGTGCTGCGGCGAAGTTCGTCGGTGTGGCCGGTCGCTACCCCTGCCAGATCCGCGTGGGCCGCAACCTGCAGAGTCTTGTGGATGGCAAGAGCATCATGGCCGTGATGATGCTCGCCGCCGGCAAAGGCACTCCGATCCACCTGCACACCGAAGGCGAACAGGACGATGATGCTCTCAACGCCCTGATCGAGCTGATCAACAACAAATTCGACGAAGGCGAATGA
- the lptC gene encoding LPS export ABC transporter periplasmic protein LptC produces MPKYLRLALILTPIAALLIALGYWNIRPESFMDRTPALGNDNAIDFYVENGKSTQFQPDGKLHYEMTAKRLEHIKATDVTLLTSPDLLLHRGTAYPWHVQSERGEVGPEGKQVELIDKVKVARTDAKGRPTILTTSRLTVFPDEEYAQTQQAVRIDAANGVTTAQGMKAYLNDGRMLLLSNVRGQHEVR; encoded by the coding sequence ATGCCCAAGTATCTTCGCCTGGCACTGATCCTGACACCCATCGCGGCGCTGCTGATCGCCCTTGGCTACTGGAATATCCGCCCGGAAAGTTTCATGGACCGGACGCCTGCCCTGGGCAATGACAATGCCATCGACTTCTACGTGGAAAATGGCAAGAGCACCCAGTTCCAGCCCGACGGCAAGCTCCATTACGAAATGACCGCCAAGCGCCTCGAACACATCAAGGCCACCGATGTCACATTGCTGACCAGCCCTGATCTGCTGCTGCACCGCGGCACGGCTTACCCGTGGCACGTGCAGAGCGAGCGTGGCGAAGTCGGCCCCGAAGGCAAGCAGGTCGAATTGATCGATAAGGTCAAGGTTGCCCGCACTGATGCCAAGGGCCGTCCGACTATCCTGACTACCAGCCGCCTGACCGTGTTTCCCGATGAGGAATATGCGCAGACTCAGCAAGCCGTTAGAATCGACGCGGCCAATGGGGTGACCACGGCACAAGGAATGAAAGCGTACTTGAATGACGGCAGGATGCTCCTGCTGTCCAACGTAAGAGGCCAGCATGAGGTTCGTTAA
- a CDS encoding RNA polymerase factor sigma-54: MKPSLVLKMGQQLTMTPQLQQAIRLLQLSTLDLQQEIQEALESNPMLERQEDGDDFDTSDPMAEGDQLPNPGSQEVSFQESSVESNAEAMEDGEWHERIPSELPVDTAWEDVYQTSASSLPSNDDDEWDFTSRTSVGESLQSHLLWQLNLAPMSDTDRLIAVTLIDCINNDGYLEESLTEVADAFDPELGIELDEIEVVLHRIQQFEPAGIGARDLRECLILQLRQLPPSTPWLSEALRLAGDYLDLLGSRDYSQLMRRMKVKEDELRQIIELIQALNPRPGSQIEASEPEYVVPDVIVRKHNERWLVELNQEAVPRLRVNPHYAGFVRRADSSADNTFMRNQLQEARWFIKSLQSRNETLMKVATQIVEHQRGFLEYGEEAMKPLVLHDIAEAVGMHESTISRVTTQKYMHTPRGIYELKYFFSSHVSTSEGGECSSTAIRAILKKLVAAENPKKPLSDSKIAGLLEAQGIQVARRTVAKYRESLGIAPSSERKRLM; encoded by the coding sequence ATGAAACCATCGCTAGTCCTCAAGATGGGCCAGCAGCTGACGATGACCCCGCAGCTGCAACAGGCCATCCGCCTACTCCAACTCTCCACCCTGGACCTCCAGCAGGAAATCCAGGAAGCGCTGGAGTCGAACCCTATGCTGGAGCGGCAGGAGGATGGCGACGACTTCGACACCTCCGACCCGATGGCCGAAGGCGACCAACTGCCCAACCCCGGCAGCCAGGAAGTGAGCTTCCAGGAGTCCAGCGTCGAGTCCAATGCCGAGGCCATGGAAGATGGCGAATGGCACGAACGCATCCCCAGCGAGCTCCCTGTCGATACCGCCTGGGAAGACGTCTACCAGACCAGCGCCAGCAGTCTGCCGAGCAACGACGATGACGAGTGGGACTTCACCTCGCGCACTTCGGTCGGCGAGAGCCTGCAGAGCCACCTGCTCTGGCAGCTCAACCTGGCACCCATGTCCGATACCGACCGCCTGATCGCGGTCACCCTCATCGACTGCATCAACAACGACGGCTACCTCGAAGAGTCCCTGACCGAAGTCGCCGACGCCTTCGATCCGGAACTTGGCATCGAGCTGGATGAAATCGAAGTCGTGCTGCACCGCATCCAGCAGTTCGAGCCCGCCGGCATCGGAGCCCGCGACCTGCGCGAATGCCTAATCCTGCAGCTGCGCCAATTGCCCCCGAGTACGCCCTGGTTGAGCGAAGCCCTGCGCCTGGCCGGCGACTACCTGGACCTGCTCGGCAGCCGCGATTACAGCCAACTGATGCGGCGCATGAAGGTCAAGGAAGACGAACTGCGTCAGATCATCGAACTGATCCAGGCCCTCAACCCGCGCCCCGGATCGCAGATCGAAGCCAGTGAGCCCGAGTACGTGGTTCCGGACGTCATCGTCCGCAAGCACAACGAACGCTGGCTCGTCGAACTGAACCAGGAAGCGGTGCCGCGCCTGCGGGTCAACCCGCACTATGCCGGCTTCGTCCGTCGCGCAGACTCCAGCGCCGACAACACCTTCATGCGCAATCAGTTGCAGGAAGCGCGCTGGTTCATCAAGAGCCTGCAAAGCCGCAACGAAACGCTGATGAAAGTCGCCACCCAGATCGTCGAGCACCAGCGCGGCTTCCTGGAATACGGCGAAGAGGCGATGAAGCCCCTGGTGTTGCACGACATCGCCGAAGCCGTTGGCATGCACGAGTCCACCATCTCGCGCGTGACCACGCAGAAATACATGCACACGCCCCGTGGAATCTACGAGCTGAAGTACTTCTTCTCCAGCCACGTCAGTACCTCGGAAGGCGGCGAATGCTCGTCTACCGCGATCCGCGCCATCCTCAAGAAACTGGTCGCAGCGGAAAATCCGAAAAAGCCGTTGAGCGACAGCAAGATCGCTGGTTTACTGGAAGCACAGGGCATTCAAGTGGCCCGTCGTACAGTAGCCAAGTATCGCGAGTCCCTGGGGATAGCCCCTTCCAGCGAACGAAAGCGACTGATGTGA
- the lptB gene encoding LPS export ABC transporter ATP-binding protein, with amino-acid sequence MATLKAQHLAKSYKSRQVVRDVSLSIDSGQIVGLLGPNGAGKTTCFYMIVGLVKADQGRVLIDQQDVTHQPMHGRARAGIGYLPQEASIFRKLSVADNIMAILETRKDLDRAERRKELESLLQEFHISHIRDSLGMSLSGGERRRVEIARALATAPKFILLDEPFAGVDPISVGDIKQIIHHLKAKGIGVLITDHNVRETLDICETAYIVSDGQLIAEGDAEAILANQLVKEVYLGHEFRL; translated from the coding sequence ATGGCGACTCTCAAAGCCCAGCACCTGGCCAAGAGCTACAAGAGCCGCCAGGTGGTACGCGACGTCAGCCTGTCGATCGACAGCGGTCAGATCGTCGGCCTTCTCGGCCCCAACGGCGCGGGCAAGACCACCTGCTTCTACATGATCGTCGGCCTGGTCAAGGCCGACCAGGGCCGCGTCCTGATCGACCAGCAGGATGTCACCCACCAGCCCATGCACGGCCGTGCCCGCGCCGGCATCGGCTACTTGCCGCAGGAAGCTTCGATCTTCCGCAAGCTCAGCGTGGCGGACAACATCATGGCCATCCTCGAGACCCGCAAGGACCTCGACCGGGCCGAACGCCGCAAGGAGCTGGAAAGCCTGCTGCAGGAGTTCCACATCAGCCACATTCGCGACAGCCTCGGCATGAGCCTCTCGGGCGGTGAACGCCGCCGCGTGGAGATTGCCCGCGCCCTGGCCACCGCGCCCAAATTCATCCTGCTGGACGAACCCTTCGCGGGTGTGGACCCGATTTCCGTCGGCGACATCAAACAGATCATCCACCACCTCAAGGCCAAGGGAATCGGTGTGCTCATCACCGACCACAACGTCCGCGAGACCCTCGACATCTGCGAAACCGCCTACATTGTCAGTGACGGACAACTGATCGCCGAAGGCGATGCCGAAGCCATCCTGGCCAACCAATTGGTGAAGGAAGTCTACCTGGGCCACGAGTTCCGCCTGTAG
- the yjgA gene encoding ribosome biogenesis factor YjgA produces MSEFLDDDFSGEKSKTQVKRELHALQELGERLTTFKADVLAKLPLTDALQKALAEAPKHKAHVARKRHIQYIGKLMREQDIEAIVGLIDQLDSSTREYNERFHALERWRDRLIEGGDAALESFVADYPDTDRQHLRGLIRHAQHEAAHNKPPAAARKVFKYIRDLDEAKRGLR; encoded by the coding sequence ATGTCTGAATTCCTCGACGATGACTTCTCCGGAGAGAAGAGCAAAACCCAGGTCAAGCGCGAGCTGCATGCCCTGCAGGAGCTCGGTGAGCGCCTGACCACCTTCAAGGCCGACGTGCTGGCCAAGCTGCCGCTGACCGACGCACTGCAAAAGGCTCTGGCGGAAGCGCCGAAGCACAAGGCTCACGTTGCCCGCAAACGGCATATCCAGTACATCGGCAAGCTCATGCGCGAACAGGACATCGAGGCCATCGTCGGCCTGATCGACCAGCTCGACAGCTCCACCCGCGAGTACAACGAGCGCTTCCACGCCCTGGAGCGTTGGCGCGACCGCCTGATCGAGGGCGGCGATGCCGCCCTGGAAAGCTTTGTCGCCGACTACCCGGATACCGACCGCCAGCACCTGCGCGGCCTGATCCGTCATGCCCAGCACGAAGCAGCCCACAACAAACCGCCGGCCGCCGCGCGCAAGGTGTTCAAATACATCCGCGACCTGGACGAAGCCAAGCGCGGCTTGCGTTGA
- the pmbA gene encoding metalloprotease PmbA, with protein MSEVEVVGPEALPELQARVERILAEARRQGASGCEVAVSVEQGLSTTVRHGEVETVEFNRDQGFGITLYVGQRKGSASTSASGEDAIRETVAAALAIAKHASEDECAGLADAALMARDLPELDLFHPWSITPEQAVEQALICETAAFETDKRVSKADGTTLNTHQGCRVYGNSHGFVGGYASTRHSLSCVMIAEAQGQMQRDYWYDVSRIGSQLADPASIGRRAAERTAARLGARPVPTCEVPVLFAAELATGLFGSFLGAISGGNLYRKSSFLEGALGERLFPEWLSIDERPHIPRAMASATFDNDGLATYAKPFVEKGELVSYVLGTYSGRKLGLPSTANAGGVHNLFVSHGQEDLTALLRRMGRGLLVTELMGHGLNMVTGDYSRGAAGYWVENGEIQFPVQEVTIAGNMKDMFRQIVAVGGDLELRGNIRTGSVLIERMTVAGS; from the coding sequence ATGAGTGAAGTAGAAGTGGTCGGCCCGGAAGCATTGCCGGAACTGCAGGCGCGGGTCGAGCGCATCCTCGCCGAGGCCCGGCGCCAGGGCGCCAGCGGCTGCGAGGTGGCTGTTTCAGTAGAGCAGGGACTGTCCACCACGGTTCGCCACGGCGAAGTGGAGACTGTCGAGTTCAACCGTGACCAGGGTTTCGGCATCACGCTGTATGTCGGACAGCGCAAGGGCTCGGCCAGTACCTCGGCGAGCGGTGAAGACGCGATCCGCGAGACCGTGGCCGCGGCCCTGGCCATCGCCAAGCATGCGTCCGAAGACGAATGTGCCGGTCTGGCCGATGCGGCACTGATGGCCCGTGACCTGCCCGAACTCGATCTCTTCCATCCCTGGTCCATCACGCCGGAACAGGCGGTGGAGCAGGCGCTTATCTGCGAGACGGCCGCGTTCGAGACCGACAAGCGCGTCAGCAAGGCGGACGGCACGACCCTCAACACCCATCAGGGTTGCCGGGTCTATGGCAACAGCCATGGTTTCGTCGGTGGCTACGCCAGCACCCGGCACAGCCTGAGTTGCGTGATGATCGCCGAGGCCCAGGGGCAAATGCAGCGCGACTACTGGTACGACGTCAGTCGTATCGGCAGCCAGCTGGCTGATCCCGCCAGCATCGGCCGGCGCGCGGCCGAGCGCACCGCTGCCCGACTGGGCGCCCGTCCGGTGCCGACGTGTGAGGTACCAGTGTTGTTCGCCGCTGAACTGGCCACCGGCCTGTTCGGCAGCTTCCTCGGCGCGATTTCCGGCGGCAACCTGTACCGCAAGTCTTCCTTCCTCGAAGGCGCCCTCGGCGAGCGGCTGTTCCCCGAGTGGCTGTCCATCGACGAGCGCCCGCACATCCCCCGTGCGATGGCCAGTGCCACCTTCGACAACGATGGCCTGGCCACCTATGCCAAGCCCTTCGTGGAGAAGGGTGAACTGGTGTCCTATGTCCTTGGCACTTACTCCGGCCGCAAGCTGGGCCTACCCAGCACGGCCAACGCGGGGGGGGTGCACAACCTCTTCGTCAGCCATGGCCAGGAAGACCTGACGGCGCTGCTGCGCCGTATGGGACGAGGCCTGCTGGTCACTGAACTGATGGGGCACGGGCTGAATATGGTCACCGGTGATTATTCCCGTGGTGCCGCCGGCTATTGGGTGGAAAACGGCGAAATCCAGTTCCCCGTGCAGGAGGTCACCATTGCCGGGAACATGAAGGACATGTTCCGCCAGATCGTGGCAGTTGGCGGCGATCTGGAGCTGCGCGGAAACATCCGTACCGGCTCGGTACTGATCGAGCGGATGACGGTCGCGGGAAGCTGA
- the hpf gene encoding ribosome hibernation-promoting factor, HPF/YfiA family, which yields MQVNISGHQLDVTDALRDYVGEKLGRLERHFDKITNVQVIMEVEKLKQKIEATLHIAGGEVVANAEHEDMYAAIDLLTDKLDRQLIKHKEKQLNRQQGATAR from the coding sequence ATGCAAGTCAACATCAGTGGACATCAACTGGATGTGACCGACGCCCTGCGCGATTATGTCGGCGAGAAACTTGGCCGACTGGAGCGCCACTTCGACAAGATCACCAATGTGCAAGTCATCATGGAGGTCGAGAAGCTGAAGCAGAAAATCGAAGCCACCTTGCACATCGCCGGCGGGGAGGTCGTGGCCAATGCGGAACATGAAGACATGTACGCCGCCATCGACCTGCTCACTGACAAACTCGACCGCCAACTGATCAAACACAAGGAAAAGCAGTTGAATCGCCAGCAGGGCGCCACGGCCCGCTGA
- the tldD gene encoding metalloprotease TldD: protein MSDLLLSVSEHLLAPGDLSIEQLPEILGELAGPGIDAADLYFQGQISESWVLEDGIVKEGSFHLDQGVGVRAQSGEKTGFAYSNAITADALRQAARAARSISRAGQEGRVQAFASPHITRLYDSSSPLDVISRAEKVELLKKVDAATRALDPRIQQVTVSMAGVWERILIAASDGSLGADVRPLVRFNVSVIVEQNGRRERGGHGGGGRTDYRYFLQEDRAMGYAREALRQALVNLEAVPAPAGTLPVVMGAGWSGVLLHEAVGHGLEGDFNRKGSSAYSGRIGERVASSLCTIVDDGTLAYRRGSLSVDDEGTPTQCTTLIENGVLKGYMQDKLNARLMKVARTGNGRRESYAHLPMPRMTNTYMLAGQSDPQEIIASVERGIYCANLGGGQVDITSGKFVFSTSEAYLIENGRITTPVKGATLIGNGPEAMSRVSMVGNDLALDSGVGTCGKDGQSVPVGVGQPTLKIDAITVGGTGA, encoded by the coding sequence ATGAGCGACCTCTTGTTATCCGTCAGCGAGCATCTGCTGGCGCCCGGCGACCTCAGCATCGAGCAACTGCCGGAAATCCTCGGCGAGCTGGCGGGCCCCGGTATCGATGCCGCGGATCTCTATTTCCAGGGGCAGATCTCCGAGTCCTGGGTCCTCGAAGATGGCATCGTCAAGGAAGGCAGCTTCCACCTCGACCAGGGCGTGGGCGTGCGCGCCCAGTCCGGCGAGAAGACCGGCTTCGCGTACAGCAACGCCATCACCGCAGATGCCCTGCGCCAGGCGGCACGGGCGGCGCGCTCCATTTCCCGGGCCGGGCAGGAAGGCCGAGTTCAGGCCTTTGCCAGCCCGCACATCACTCGCCTGTATGACTCCAGCAGCCCGCTGGATGTCATCAGCCGCGCCGAGAAGGTCGAGCTGCTGAAGAAGGTGGATGCCGCGACCCGCGCCCTGGACCCGCGCATCCAGCAAGTCACCGTGAGCATGGCCGGGGTCTGGGAGCGCATCCTGATCGCCGCCAGCGACGGTAGCCTGGGCGCCGACGTACGTCCGCTCGTACGTTTCAATGTCAGCGTGATCGTCGAGCAGAATGGCCGCCGCGAGCGCGGAGGCCATGGCGGCGGTGGACGGACCGATTACCGCTACTTCCTGCAGGAAGACCGCGCTATGGGCTACGCCCGCGAGGCGCTGCGCCAGGCCCTGGTAAACCTGGAAGCGGTACCCGCGCCTGCGGGAACCTTGCCTGTGGTCATGGGCGCAGGCTGGTCCGGCGTGCTGCTGCACGAAGCCGTGGGCCACGGCCTTGAAGGCGACTTCAACCGCAAGGGCAGTTCGGCCTACAGCGGTCGCATTGGCGAGAGGGTCGCGTCCAGCCTCTGCACCATCGTCGACGACGGCACCCTGGCCTATCGCCGTGGCTCCCTCAGCGTCGATGACGAAGGTACGCCGACGCAGTGCACCACACTGATCGAGAACGGCGTGCTCAAGGGCTACATGCAGGACAAGCTCAATGCCCGGCTGATGAAAGTGGCGCGTACCGGCAACGGCCGTCGCGAGTCGTATGCGCACCTGCCGATGCCGCGCATGACCAACACCTACATGCTGGCGGGCCAGAGTGACCCGCAGGAGATCATCGCGTCGGTGGAGCGCGGCATCTATTGCGCCAACCTCGGCGGCGGCCAGGTGGACATCACCAGCGGCAAGTTCGTGTTCTCCACCAGCGAGGCCTACCTGATCGAGAACGGCAGGATCACCACGCCGGTGAAGGGCGCCACCCTCATCGGCAACGGCCCCGAGGCCATGAGCCGGGTGTCCATGGTGGGCAATGACCTGGCGCTGGACAGTGGCGTGGGAACCTGCGGCAAGGACGGTCAGTCGGTGCCGGTGGGCGTTGGGCAGCCGACCCTGAAAATCGATGCGATTACGGTAGGCGGGACGGGGGCCTGA
- a CDS encoding carbon-nitrogen hydrolase family protein, translating to MSLAVIQMVSQDDVLANLASARRLLERAAEGGARLAVLPENFAAIGRRDLADLGRAEAQGQGPILPWLSQAARDLKLWIVAGTLPLPPDGRPGDKPNACSLLIDEQGERVARYDKIHLFDVDVTDNRGRYRESDDYAHGAQVVVADTPVGRIGLTVCYDLRFPELYGALREAGADLISAPSAFTAVTGAAHWQVLVRARAIETQCYLLAAGQGGMHPGQRETFGHSTIVDPWGRVLAEQAQGEAVLLAHRDAEEQLAIRQRMPVSTHKRFMTPATPGPARTEKL from the coding sequence ATGTCCCTTGCCGTGATTCAGATGGTCAGCCAGGACGATGTCCTGGCCAACCTTGCCAGTGCCCGACGCCTGCTGGAACGGGCGGCCGAAGGTGGTGCCCGCCTGGCGGTTCTGCCGGAGAACTTCGCCGCCATCGGTCGACGCGACCTGGCGGACCTGGGCCGTGCCGAAGCGCAAGGGCAGGGTCCGATCCTGCCGTGGCTGAGCCAGGCGGCGCGAGACCTCAAGCTGTGGATCGTCGCCGGCACCTTGCCGCTGCCGCCTGACGGCCGACCGGGCGACAAGCCCAACGCCTGCTCCCTGCTGATCGACGAGCAGGGCGAGCGCGTCGCACGCTACGACAAGATTCACCTGTTCGATGTGGACGTCACCGACAACCGCGGCCGTTACCGCGAGTCGGACGATTACGCCCATGGTGCCCAGGTGGTGGTTGCTGACACGCCGGTGGGGCGCATTGGCCTGACGGTCTGTTACGACCTGCGTTTCCCCGAGTTGTATGGCGCCCTGCGAGAAGCCGGCGCCGACCTGATCAGCGCCCCCTCGGCTTTCACCGCCGTGACTGGGGCCGCCCACTGGCAGGTGCTGGTACGCGCCCGTGCCATCGAAACCCAGTGCTACCTGCTGGCGGCGGGGCAGGGGGGCATGCACCCTGGGCAGCGCGAGACCTTTGGCCATTCGACCATCGTCGACCCCTGGGGGCGTGTACTGGCAGAGCAGGCACAGGGCGAAGCCGTGCTGCTGGCCCACCGTGATGCCGAAGAGCAGTTGGCCATTCGTCAGCGCATGCCTGTTAGTACCCACAAAAGATTCATGACGCCGGCCACTCCCGGGCCGGCGCGTACGGAGAAGTTATGA
- the rapZ gene encoding RNase adapter RapZ, translated as MRLIIVSGRSGSGKSTALDVLEDHGFYCIDNLPAGLLPELAEKALLHTELIEPKVAVSIDARNLPSQLQRFPELLVEARNRHIKCDVLYLDAEHDTLLKRFSETRRRHPLTNDNRSLAEAIRDEEVLLAPIADLADLKIDTTHLNLYQLRDSIKLRLLNQPEPGTAFLIESFGFKRGMPVDADLVFDVRCLPNPYWKPELREHSGLEPAVAEYLAAQPDVEEMYQDILGYLSKWLPRFAASNRAYVTIAIGCTGGHHRSVYIAERLGSTLKPSLKNVQVRHRDLS; from the coding sequence ATGCGCCTGATCATCGTCAGCGGCCGCTCCGGGTCGGGCAAGAGCACCGCCCTCGACGTACTCGAGGACCACGGTTTCTACTGCATCGACAACCTGCCGGCCGGCCTGCTTCCCGAGCTGGCCGAGAAGGCCTTGCTGCACACCGAACTGATAGAGCCCAAGGTTGCCGTCTCCATCGACGCGCGCAACCTGCCCAGCCAGCTACAGCGCTTTCCCGAACTCCTCGTGGAAGCGCGCAATCGCCATATCAAGTGCGATGTGCTGTACCTCGATGCCGAGCACGACACCCTGCTCAAGCGATTCTCCGAAACGCGTCGGCGCCACCCGCTGACCAATGACAATCGCTCCCTCGCCGAGGCCATTCGCGACGAAGAGGTCCTGCTGGCCCCTATCGCCGATCTCGCCGACCTGAAGATCGACACGACGCATCTCAACCTCTATCAACTGCGCGACAGCATCAAGTTGCGCCTGCTGAACCAGCCAGAGCCCGGTACGGCGTTCCTGATAGAGTCGTTCGGCTTCAAGCGCGGTATGCCTGTGGATGCCGACCTGGTATTCGACGTGCGCTGCCTGCCCAACCCTTACTGGAAACCTGAGCTGCGCGAACACTCAGGGCTGGAACCGGCCGTCGCCGAGTACCTCGCCGCCCAGCCGGATGTCGAGGAGATGTATCAGGATATCCTCGGCTACCTGAGCAAATGGCTACCGCGCTTCGCCGCCAGCAACCGCGCCTATGTCACCATCGCCATCGGCTGTACCGGTGGGCACCACCGCTCGGTGTACATCGCCGAACGTCTCGGCTCGACCCTGAAACCCAGTTTGAAGAATGTCCAGGTTCGCCACCGCGACCTCAGTTAG
- the ptsN gene encoding PTS IIA-like nitrogen regulatory protein PtsN: MIRLEQILTPGRSLVNVPGGSKKRVLEQIAKLVARDLPDLDNQDIFESLVSREKLGSTGFGNGIAIPHCRLTGCTSPISAVLRLDAPVDFDAIDGAPVDLLFVLLVPEAATDEHLELLRQIASMLDRSDVRERLRQAPDSTSLYQVVVDVQSGR, from the coding sequence ATGATTCGACTCGAGCAAATCCTGACCCCCGGCCGTTCCCTGGTGAACGTGCCGGGAGGCAGCAAGAAACGCGTTCTGGAACAGATCGCCAAGCTGGTCGCCCGTGACCTTCCCGACCTCGACAACCAGGACATCTTCGAAAGCCTGGTATCGCGGGAGAAGCTCGGCTCTACCGGCTTCGGCAATGGCATCGCCATCCCCCACTGTCGCCTCACCGGCTGCACTTCGCCCATCAGCGCAGTGCTCCGGCTCGACGCCCCCGTCGATTTCGACGCCATCGACGGCGCCCCGGTTGACCTCCTGTTCGTCCTCCTGGTCCCGGAAGCCGCCACCGATGAGCACCTTGAACTGCTCCGCCAGATCGCCAGCATGCTCGACCGCAGCGATGTGCGCGAGCGACTGCGCCAGGCTCCCGACAGCACCAGCCTCTACCAGGTGGTCGTGGACGTGCAGAGCGGACGCTAG